One Nicotiana tomentosiformis chromosome 4, ASM39032v3, whole genome shotgun sequence genomic window carries:
- the LOC138910108 gene encoding uncharacterized protein: protein MADDEENAAKEEVAYVNATGDDLVDAYSTLMYVDLKIGNKSVMTMVDTRVMNTFVASKIVQEYELQVTKCSTKMEAVNSMAQPGYGVALDVPMILGHWSRKFNMTLVPLDDFNVLLGIDFLKKNKLALIPHLDGLMFMGETNLDFVKSLKRSEETYLAALVEVKPDVRIEVLDCVADLLKEFKDMMPPELPREFSPMREIDRRIELISRSLPPARPPYRMSPIELIELRKQLSDLLDAGLIQPSKAPYGDPILFYKKLDSRSGPFDSRSAGHDFEG, encoded by the exons ATGGCGGATGATGAAGAAAATGCTGCCAAGGAAGAAGTTGCATACGTGAATGCTACGGGGGATGATTTGGTTGATGCTTATTCCACACTTATGTATGTGGATCTGAAAATTGGAAACAAGAGTGTCATGACCATGGTTGATACTAGAGTCATGAACACCTTTGTTGCCTCCAAAATTGTTCAAGAGTATGAACTGCAAGTGACAAAGTGTTCGACGAAGATGGAGGCTGTGAACTCAATGGCGCAACCTGGTTATGGGGTGGCGCTGGATGTCCCGATGATATTGGGCCATTGGTCTAGAAAGTTCAACATGACATTGGTGCCATTAGATGATTTCAATGTGCTGTTGGGAATTGAttttttgaagaagaacaaaCTCGCTCTAATTCCCCATTTGGATGGACTTATGTTCATGGGGGAGACAAACCTCGACTTTGTGAAAA GCTTGAAGAGGAGTGAGGAAACTTACCTTGCTGCACTCGTTGAAGTCAAGCCAGATGTGCGGATTGAAGTCCTAGATTGTGTTGCAGATTTGCTGAAGGAGTTCAAAGATATGATGCCACCAGAATTGCCAAGGGAGTTTTCACCAATGAGGGAAATTGATCGCAGGATTGAGCTTATTTCTAGATCATTGCCGCCTGCACGGCCTCCTTACCGCATGTCGCCTATAGAATTGATCGAATTAAGGAAGCAATTGTCTGACTTGCTTGATGCTGGGTTGATTCAACCATCAAAGGCTCCATATGGTGATCCTATTTTGTTCTATAAAAAGCTGGATTCAAGATCCGGTCCCTTTGATTCAAGATCTGCTGGACATGATTTCGAAGGCTAG
- the LOC138910107 gene encoding uncharacterized protein, with protein MKNADDESARRLKVDTWEKLRDALRDKFLPSNSSWVSRDRLKQLRQTGSIWDYVKDFSSLLLDIQYMSDEDKLHNFISGMQGWVQNRSRRHKVKDLPSAIAAVDALVDFRSTDLTFDPASSFKPTKKEKSKDWKKDNWKQDGNDKGKRKMDASSSKTNRPTGGEKVCWTCKKPGHHARNCPNQAKINALLAEEKKQGKG; from the coding sequence ATGAAAAATGCGGACGATGAAAGTGCTAGAAGACTCAAGGTTGATACTTGGGAAAAACTTCGTGACGCTTTGAGGGACAAGTTCCTGCCCAGTAACTCGTCTTGGGTTTCTAGGGATCGCTTGAAGCAGTTGAGACAGACTGGTTCTATTTGGGACTATGTGAAGGATTTTTCATCCTTGTTGCTGGACATCCAATATATGTCTGACGAGGATAAGCTGCATAATTTTATTTCCGGAATGCAAGGCTGGGTACAAAATAGAAGTCGTAGGCACAAAGTTAAAGATCTACCTAGTGCAATTGCGGCAGTGGATGCATTGGTGGATTTTCGCTCAACCGATCTAACTTTTGATCCTGCCTCTTCTTTTAAGCCTACGAAAAAAGAGAAGAGTAAGGACTGGAAGAAGGACAATTGGAAGCAAGATGGAAATGACAAAGGCAAACGAAAAATGGAtgcttcttcttcaaaaacaaaCAGGCCAACGGGTGGTGAAAAGGTTTGTTGGACATGTAAAAAACCTGGACATCATGCACGAAACTGTCCAAATCAAGCAAAGATAAATGCTCTTCTTGCTGAGGAGAAGAAACAAGGAAAGGGATAG